One genomic region from Lathamus discolor isolate bLatDis1 chromosome 9, bLatDis1.hap1, whole genome shotgun sequence encodes:
- the XIAP gene encoding E3 ubiquitin-protein ligase XIAP, with translation MTCKVADNSEACATPDTDSDQEWAQEHYRLGSFVAFPLGCPVSATALAHAGFVYTGEGDKVKCFSCHTTVEGWAPGDSAVQRHKKLSPNCRFITESTSLETNMHPLAQNYQHRTENGSSNSALLCALDDTSDVEADYLLRTRQVVDMSDNFYPKIPAMCSEETRLKSFHNWPLNGQLTPKELANAGFYYTGVGDKVACFCCGGKLTNWEPSDRAWSEHQRHFPKCLYVLGRDVGNVPSESVPAEIGRSDLNNAQYARNPSMAKYRKRLQTFLTWIYPIDKEQLAEAGFYSIGNGDHVLCFHCGGGLQEWKENEDPWEQHAKWFPGCRFVRKEKGIEFINNVHLRGGCRDSTAEAAEGTVLPTDLSTEEKLRRLQEEKLCKICMAKDISVVLIPCGHLVACKECAEALDKCPLCRANIIKKQEIFMY, from the exons ATGACATGTAAAGTCGCAGATAACTCGGAAGCTTGCGCCACTCCAGACACTGACAGTGACCAGGAATGGGCACAGGAACACTACCGACTGGGAAGTTTTGTTGCATTTCCTCTTGGCTGTCCAGTTTCAGCAACAGCACTGGCACATGCTGGCTTTGTTTATACTGGAGAAGGTGACAAAGTGAAATGCTTCAGTTGCCATACAACTGTGGAAGGATGGGCGCCTGGGGATTCTGCAGTTCAGAGGCACAAAAAGCTCTCCCCAAATTGCAGATTTATTACTGAATCTACTTCTTTGGAAACTAACATGCATCCTCTCGCCCAGAACTACCAGCATAGAACTGAAAATGGTTCCAGCAATTCAGCTCTCCTGTGTGCTCTGGATGACACATCTGATGTGGAGGCAGATTACCTTTTGAGAACTCGACAGGTTGTGGATATGTCAGATAACTTCTATCCTAAAATCCCTGCTATGTGCAGTGAAGAGACACGACTAAAGTCTTTCCACAACTGGCCCCTCAATGGCCAGTTGACACCAAAGGAATTGGCTAATGCTGGATTCTATTATACAGGTGTTGGTGATAAAGTGGCATGTTTTTGTTGTGGTGGAAAACTGACAAACTGGGAACCCAGTGACAGAGCTTGGTCAGAACACCAGAGGCATTTCCCCAAATGCCTTTATGTCCTGGGCCGGGATGTTGGAAATGTTCCAAGTGAGTCTGTTCCTGCTGAGATTGGGAGAAGTGATCTGAACAATGCGCAGTATGCAAGGAATCCATCTATGGCAAAATACAGAAAGCGTTTACAAACATTTTTAACTTGGATATATCCTATTGACAAGGAGCAGCTTGCTGAAGCTGGGTTCTATAGTATAG GTAATGGTGATCATGTTCTGTGTTTCCACTGTGGTGGAGGATTGCAGgaatggaaggaaaatgaagaccCATGGGAACAGCATGCCAAATGGTTTCCTGG gTGCAGATttgtgagaaaggaaaaggggataGAATTTATAAATAACGTTCACTTAAGAGGTGGATGTAGGGATTCAACA gcagaagctgctgaagggaCAGTACTTCCTACAG ATCTCAGCACGGAAGAGAAGCTAAGACGcttgcaggaagaaaagctctgTAAAATCTGTATGGCTAAAGACATATCAGTCGTCCTCATTCCCTGTGGCCACCTCGTTGCCTGTAAGGAGTGTGCCGAAGCACTTGATAAATGCCCTCTGTGTCGtgcaaatataattaaaaaacaggaaatttttatgtattaa